One segment of Sinorhizobium sp. BG8 DNA contains the following:
- a CDS encoding ATP-binding cassette domain-containing protein produces the protein MNDKRTPLVEMKNISISFGGIHAVDNASVDLFPGEVVALLGHNGAGKSTLIKILSGAYRRDAGEILINGEPADINNPRDAKKYGIETIYQTLAVADNVDAAANLYLGRELRTPWGTLDDVAMEAKAREVMGRLNPNFQRFKEPVKALSGGQRQSVAIARAILFDARILIMDEPTAALGPQETAQVGELIKQLKREGIGIFLISHDIHDVFDLADRVSVMKNGQVVGHARTEDVTKDEVLGMIIMGKVPPKAIPGPGAMQTA, from the coding sequence ATGAACGACAAACGCACTCCGCTGGTGGAAATGAAGAATATTTCCATCTCCTTCGGCGGGATCCACGCCGTCGACAACGCATCCGTCGATCTGTTCCCCGGAGAAGTCGTGGCGCTGCTCGGCCACAACGGCGCCGGCAAGTCGACGCTGATCAAGATCCTGTCCGGTGCCTACAGGCGCGATGCCGGAGAGATCCTGATCAACGGTGAACCCGCCGATATCAACAATCCCCGGGATGCCAAGAAGTACGGGATCGAGACGATTTACCAGACGCTCGCAGTCGCCGACAATGTCGATGCCGCCGCCAACCTCTACCTCGGCCGCGAACTCAGAACCCCCTGGGGCACGCTCGACGACGTGGCGATGGAAGCCAAGGCCCGCGAGGTCATGGGTCGGCTCAATCCAAACTTCCAGCGCTTCAAGGAGCCGGTGAAGGCGCTCTCCGGCGGCCAGCGGCAATCGGTGGCAATTGCCCGTGCGATCCTCTTCGATGCCCGTATCCTGATCATGGACGAGCCGACAGCTGCCCTCGGGCCGCAGGAGACCGCCCAGGTCGGCGAACTCATCAAGCAGCTGAAGCGCGAAGGCATCGGCATCTTCCTCATCAGCCACGACATCCACGATGTCTTCGATCTCGCGGACCGCGTGTCGGTGATGAAGAACGGCCAAGTTGTCGGTCACGCCCGCACCGAGGATGTCACCAAGGATGAGGTGCTTGGCATGATCATCATGGGCAAGGTGCCGCCGAAGGCCATTCCCGGCCCGGGGGCGATGCAGACGGCCTGA
- a CDS encoding mechanosensitive ion channel family protein: MRAQSTAAGPQPEVAQPEKVRELLKLLDEPDVRNWLQTQSAAGKESPSGAAGTAGPAGAAGSNPVVSEEMSVVVTKLAQIKAHFGLLKNALMTYPVEAQHAVTTVEQDVETTGHATSLAFLLSIPLFAFAGQWLVRLIGRRRASAAGVSADVEEHPVAEALKGLVAAVAFAAGSIVPFLIFEWPPFLLRTALAVAGVIVAIRIFVAVGKALVILAEARAAQAAHVLPAPEPEPDQPEVPPALAQAALAERFEEDLVLEAEPGPEMPVKAEGATEAVESAEPVLAGAGMEVEPTSETTLATQPVPEMSVPSTTETAAVTAPLPVTRPPAAFWYSRCLLFVSYFAIGWALVIVMRPLGFSDGTRLLVAYILGIGLVAIATEAVWSRPRAPGSANTGNAMSWLLTAYFIVLWCLWVAGLRGLLWIGIYIVLLPRVLAICSATVRAIRALAFSSGYRENSMAVVLLERGIRALVIALAAWWLAGVLGVEASTMAAGETVVDRIAKGVLGGVVILLVADLIWALAKAYINDRLDAASDSLLHDDEQRARAARIRTLLPIFRNILAGVIGVIAVLMVLAGLGIQIGPLIAGAGVVGVAVGFGAQTIVKDVISGMFYLWDDAFRIGEYIETGSHKGTVESFSLRSVKLRHHRGPVTTVPFGELGAVRNASRDWTVDKFTIRVTYDTDLNKLKKIIKGIGQELMDNPEYRPSIIEPLKMKGVQNFGEYAIEVRVGMTTKPGEQFMIRRDAMVKIKKAFRDNGIEFAVPTVQVSRHEDAESGAIAAAASQMMRASHPPEGSGVAPAA; this comes from the coding sequence GTGCGAGCTCAAAGTACGGCTGCGGGACCACAGCCGGAGGTCGCCCAGCCTGAAAAGGTTCGCGAACTGCTGAAACTTCTCGATGAACCCGATGTCCGCAATTGGCTGCAAACGCAGTCCGCGGCGGGCAAGGAAAGTCCGTCAGGTGCTGCAGGCACCGCGGGTCCTGCGGGTGCCGCCGGATCGAACCCGGTCGTCAGCGAGGAGATGTCGGTTGTCGTCACGAAACTCGCGCAGATCAAGGCTCATTTCGGCCTCCTCAAGAATGCGCTCATGACCTATCCAGTCGAGGCGCAGCATGCTGTCACCACGGTCGAGCAGGATGTGGAGACAACCGGACATGCAACCTCGCTGGCGTTCCTGCTCTCCATTCCGCTGTTCGCCTTTGCCGGTCAGTGGCTCGTGCGGCTTATCGGACGGCGGCGCGCGTCCGCCGCCGGCGTGTCCGCGGACGTGGAAGAACATCCCGTAGCTGAGGCGCTGAAGGGACTGGTCGCAGCAGTGGCATTCGCGGCCGGGAGCATCGTGCCTTTCCTCATCTTCGAGTGGCCGCCGTTCCTGCTGCGGACAGCGCTCGCCGTTGCGGGTGTCATCGTCGCGATCCGGATCTTCGTCGCCGTCGGCAAGGCCCTCGTGATACTGGCCGAAGCGCGCGCAGCCCAGGCCGCACATGTGCTCCCCGCTCCCGAGCCCGAGCCCGACCAACCGGAGGTGCCGCCAGCACTAGCGCAAGCTGCATTGGCCGAGCGTTTCGAGGAAGATCTCGTTCTCGAGGCGGAACCCGGTCCCGAGATGCCGGTGAAAGCGGAGGGTGCCACTGAGGCAGTCGAAAGCGCGGAGCCAGTCCTGGCGGGGGCAGGGATGGAGGTAGAGCCAACCTCCGAGACGACCCTTGCAACGCAGCCCGTTCCTGAGATGTCCGTTCCGTCCACGACAGAGACCGCTGCCGTGACGGCGCCGTTGCCGGTCACACGGCCGCCGGCTGCCTTCTGGTACAGTCGCTGCCTCCTCTTCGTGTCCTACTTTGCGATCGGGTGGGCTTTGGTCATCGTGATGCGGCCCTTGGGTTTCAGCGACGGTACGCGGCTTCTGGTGGCGTATATCCTTGGCATCGGGCTGGTGGCCATTGCAACGGAAGCCGTATGGTCGCGACCCCGTGCGCCCGGTAGCGCCAACACGGGCAATGCAATGTCCTGGCTGCTCACCGCCTATTTTATTGTACTCTGGTGCCTCTGGGTGGCTGGTTTGCGCGGGCTGCTGTGGATCGGCATCTACATCGTGCTTCTACCGCGCGTGCTTGCAATCTGCTCGGCGACCGTACGTGCGATCAGGGCGCTCGCCTTCTCCAGCGGCTATCGCGAGAACAGCATGGCTGTCGTTCTCCTGGAGCGGGGCATTCGCGCCCTGGTGATCGCGCTTGCCGCGTGGTGGCTCGCCGGCGTGCTGGGGGTCGAGGCCTCGACGATGGCTGCGGGCGAGACAGTGGTGGACCGGATCGCCAAGGGCGTTCTCGGCGGGGTCGTCATCCTCCTGGTGGCGGATCTGATCTGGGCGTTGGCCAAGGCCTACATCAACGACAGGCTCGATGCCGCCTCCGATTCCCTGCTGCACGACGACGAACAGAGGGCGAGGGCTGCCCGCATCCGGACGCTCCTTCCGATCTTTCGCAACATACTTGCCGGAGTGATCGGCGTGATCGCGGTGCTGATGGTGCTTGCCGGTCTCGGCATTCAGATCGGGCCGCTCATCGCCGGCGCCGGCGTGGTCGGCGTGGCCGTCGGCTTCGGGGCGCAGACCATCGTGAAGGACGTGATCAGCGGCATGTTCTACCTCTGGGACGACGCCTTCCGCATCGGCGAATACATCGAGACGGGAAGTCACAAGGGAACTGTCGAATCCTTCAGCCTGCGCTCGGTGAAACTGCGCCATCATCGCGGGCCGGTGACGACCGTACCGTTCGGGGAACTCGGCGCGGTGCGCAATGCGAGCCGCGACTGGACCGTCGACAAGTTCACGATCCGGGTGACCTACGACACGGACCTCAACAAGCTGAAGAAAATCATCAAGGGGATCGGCCAGGAGCTGATGGACAACCCGGAATACCGGCCCAGCATCATCGAGCCACTCAAGATGAAGGGCGTGCAGAACTTCGGGGAGTACGCGATCGAGGTGAGGGTCGGCATGACGACCAAGCCGGGCGAACAGTTCATGATCCGCCGCGATGCGATGGTGAAGATCAAGAAAGCCTTCAGGGACAACGGCATCGAGTTCGCCGTTCCGACCGTGCAGGTGTCGCGTCACGAGGATGCGGAGTCCGGTGCGATCGCCGCGGCTGCAAGCCAGATGATGCGCGCCTCGCACCCGCCGGAAGGATCGGGCGTCGCACCCGCCGCCTGA